A section of the Virgibacillus sp. NKC19-3 genome encodes:
- a CDS encoding LLM class flavin-dependent oxidoreductase, with the protein MTLVKLGILDYAQMDEGENAQEALQHTVELAQLAEDLGYERFWMAEHHNVPAFASSSPELIMMHVANATKRIRIGSGGVMIPHYSPYKVAENFRILEGFHPGRIDLGIGNTVGTAIVNRVLNENKKGGLGYEQRIRDIATYLSDQVDEEHRFAGITANPVISTVPQMWVLSTSVKSAKMAAKLGVGYTFGLFPNAGTDKWNIGIQAVEAYRKEFQPSSFMPEPKVSIAPFVVVAETNEQAERYATALDLWLLGKDNFSYFMEFPSVETARTYSYTEEEKTTIQSNRSRMVVGDMEGVTEQLKALVTHFKADEVLLIPLMPGFKVRKKAMKLLVEAFR; encoded by the coding sequence ATGACATTGGTTAAATTAGGGATTTTAGATTATGCACAAATGGACGAGGGTGAAAATGCCCAAGAAGCCTTACAGCATACGGTAGAACTAGCTCAATTAGCTGAGGACTTAGGCTACGAGCGATTTTGGATGGCAGAACATCATAATGTTCCTGCCTTTGCCAGTAGTTCACCGGAATTAATTATGATGCACGTAGCAAATGCGACGAAGCGTATTCGTATTGGCTCAGGTGGTGTGATGATTCCGCATTATAGTCCGTATAAAGTAGCTGAGAATTTTCGGATTCTGGAAGGGTTTCATCCCGGCCGAATTGATTTGGGAATAGGTAATACGGTAGGTACGGCCATTGTGAATCGAGTATTGAATGAGAACAAAAAGGGAGGTTTGGGCTACGAGCAGCGTATTAGAGATATAGCCACGTATTTGAGCGATCAAGTAGACGAAGAGCACCGTTTTGCAGGGATCACCGCTAATCCTGTGATTTCAACCGTTCCTCAAATGTGGGTATTATCGACAAGTGTAAAAAGTGCTAAAATGGCAGCGAAATTAGGGGTTGGATATACGTTTGGTTTATTCCCAAATGCAGGTACGGATAAATGGAATATAGGTATCCAAGCAGTGGAGGCATATCGTAAAGAATTTCAACCTTCATCGTTTATGCCGGAACCTAAAGTGTCTATTGCTCCATTTGTTGTTGTTGCCGAAACGAATGAGCAAGCAGAGAGATACGCAACGGCCTTAGATCTCTGGTTGCTCGGCAAAGATAACTTTAGTTATTTCATGGAATTTCCGTCCGTTGAAACAGCTCGAACCTATTCATATACGGAAGAAGAAAAGACAACCATTCAAAGCAATCGCTCCCGGATGGTAGTGGGTGATATGGAAGGTGTCACCGAACAATTAAAAGCATTGGTAACGCATTTCAAAGCTGATGAAGTCCTGCTTATCCCACTTATGCCAGGATTTAAAGTACGTAAAAAAGCAATGAAGTTATTGGTTGAGGCATTCCGTTAG
- a CDS encoding putative holin-like toxin gives MSVFEGITLMITFGMLIIALLSFHQKNNHP, from the coding sequence ATGAGTGTGTTTGAAGGCATAACACTGATGATAACATTTGGTATGTTGATTATAGCGTTGTTGTCATTTCATCAAAAAAATAACCACCCTTAA
- a CDS encoding zinc ribbon domain-containing protein: MENGKGCIKCGSTDADKKDVSMTGSGLSKMFDVQHNQFTVVFCNNCGYSEFYNKNSSTGSNVFDFFFGG, from the coding sequence ATGGAAAATGGTAAGGGATGTATTAAATGTGGGAGTACGGATGCAGATAAGAAGGATGTATCGATGACCGGGTCTGGTTTGTCGAAAATGTTTGATGTCCAGCACAATCAATTTACTGTTGTGTTCTGCAACAACTGTGGGTACTCGGAATTCTATAATAAGAATAGTTCAACTGGAAGCAATGTGTTTGACTTTTTCTTCGGAGGATAA
- a CDS encoding lipoate--protein ligase, whose product MYLIESKRNGEWIYDPGTVMALQEYVKDHIFLDEDVLFPYMMHPAVQIGKFQNAYEEINQPYMDEHDIKIIRRETGGGAIYLDDRNMSFCFLFDGSNDIYGNYARLYEPAIRALEKLGVHNLEYHGRNDLIVDGKKISGAAMTLQQGRVYAGYSLLLDPNYEAMASVLNPNHKKIGAHGIQSVRSRVGSIRSHVAPAYQDMTMWEFTDYMICQLLDITDVREAKRYELTPEDWAGVDQIAAAKYNNWDWNYGRFHQFGYHLTKRFPIGTIRIDLSVEHAKIAAIQITGDFFGTKDIKEVEEALMRVRLRKEDLFSALEPLDLAYYFGDLTKEDFVSFILSEKA is encoded by the coding sequence ATGTATTTAATTGAATCGAAACGTAATGGTGAATGGATTTATGATCCAGGAACGGTAATGGCCTTACAAGAATATGTGAAAGATCATATTTTCCTGGATGAGGATGTTCTATTTCCTTACATGATGCACCCAGCTGTTCAAATTGGGAAATTCCAGAATGCATACGAGGAAATTAATCAGCCCTATATGGATGAGCATGATATTAAAATCATTCGTCGAGAAACGGGTGGCGGTGCGATTTATCTCGATGATCGCAATATGAGTTTTTGCTTCTTATTTGATGGCAGCAATGATATTTATGGAAATTATGCACGTTTATATGAACCGGCTATTCGGGCGCTTGAAAAGTTAGGTGTACATAATCTGGAGTATCACGGCCGCAATGATTTGATTGTCGATGGCAAGAAAATATCCGGAGCAGCGATGACGTTGCAGCAAGGCCGCGTTTACGCCGGATACTCGCTACTACTTGATCCTAATTATGAAGCAATGGCGTCCGTTCTGAATCCAAATCATAAAAAAATCGGAGCTCATGGGATTCAATCTGTCCGTAGTCGCGTGGGATCCATCCGTTCGCATGTAGCCCCTGCGTATCAAGATATGACGATGTGGGAATTTACGGATTATATGATTTGCCAATTACTTGATATTACGGACGTTCGTGAAGCGAAGCGGTATGAATTAACACCGGAGGATTGGGCAGGCGTTGATCAAATTGCCGCTGCAAAATACAATAATTGGGACTGGAACTATGGGCGGTTTCATCAATTTGGGTATCACCTAACAAAGCGGTTTCCAATTGGAACGATTCGCATCGATTTAAGCGTTGAGCATGCTAAAATTGCCGCTATCCAAATTACCGGTGACTTCTTTGGAACAAAAGATATTAAAGAGGTAGAAGAGGCGTTAATGAGGGTGCGTTTGCGGAAAGAGGATTTATTCAGCGCATTGGAGCCGCTGGATTTGGCTTATTATTTCGGTGATTTGACAAAAGAGGACTTCGTTAGCTTTATCCTGAGTGAAAAGGCCTAA
- a CDS encoding TetR/AcrR family transcriptional regulator codes for MAARRAVDQELTKEKILETARSLFVSEGYQHVTMRQIATLLGYSHGSLYYHFKNKAELFYNIVAKDFTLLNETLDNIIKADTDVENKLRSILSGYIEFGIRRPNHYQIMFLIQDDDLQSELQQEPKITYEKFASALYMLCGSKVTPAIIWSLFLSLHGFVVHYCGHPELTYEDVKGMAEAHVRFLMKGLL; via the coding sequence TTGGCAGCAAGAAGAGCAGTAGATCAAGAGTTAACAAAGGAAAAGATTTTGGAAACGGCGCGTAGTCTCTTTGTATCAGAAGGATATCAACATGTCACGATGAGACAAATTGCAACATTGCTTGGATATAGTCATGGTTCGTTGTATTATCATTTCAAAAATAAAGCGGAACTGTTTTACAATATAGTTGCGAAGGATTTTACGCTTCTTAATGAAACATTGGATAATATTATAAAAGCGGATACGGATGTAGAAAATAAACTGAGAAGCATTTTGTCAGGCTATATTGAATTCGGTATCAGACGACCGAACCATTATCAGATTATGTTTCTTATACAAGATGATGACTTACAAAGTGAACTTCAACAAGAGCCAAAGATAACGTATGAAAAATTTGCCTCTGCCCTTTATATGCTGTGTGGAAGCAAAGTGACTCCGGCGATCATTTGGTCATTATTCCTGTCGTTACATGGGTTTGTTGTCCACTATTGCGGACATCCTGAACTAACATATGAAGATGTAAAGGGAATGGCAGAAGCTCATGTCCGTTTTTTAATGAAAGGGTTACTATAA
- a CDS encoding DUF6944 family repetitive protein, producing the protein MGNRSKELVGAWIQAVGTTMSAVASTPMTAENQNISPQFYEDFSNHLDLWGNVLQSTGNALIADSEEGYSLSKVGNKVESTGNLVNVVGFLANVSEQLEIELNIKGELIQAVGGSLSLADTLNEELTEDTFYDIYGSLLQIIGNAMQNIAGIKELNASDSERIDAVGGWSQAIGSILSLIATIKSE; encoded by the coding sequence TTGGGCAATCGATCAAAGGAGTTAGTTGGAGCTTGGATACAGGCAGTTGGCACAACAATGTCCGCTGTTGCCAGTACTCCGATGACAGCAGAAAACCAGAATATTTCCCCGCAATTTTACGAGGATTTTTCCAATCATCTTGATTTATGGGGAAATGTCTTACAGAGTACGGGAAATGCTCTGATTGCAGACAGTGAAGAGGGATATTCTTTAAGCAAAGTAGGAAATAAAGTTGAGTCCACGGGAAATTTGGTAAATGTCGTAGGATTTTTAGCAAACGTTAGTGAACAGTTGGAGATCGAGTTAAACATTAAAGGAGAACTGATTCAAGCAGTAGGCGGGAGCCTATCCCTTGCAGATACATTAAACGAAGAACTTACGGAAGACACCTTTTATGATATCTATGGCAGCTTGCTGCAAATCATTGGTAATGCCATGCAAAATATTGCTGGAATAAAGGAGCTCAACGCGTCTGATAGCGAACGTATCGATGCGGTCGGAGGATGGAGCCAGGCTATCGGCTCAATTCTATCCTTGATAGCAACGATCAAAAGTGAGTGA
- a CDS encoding DUF4260 domain-containing protein produces MKTTTILRIEGFVVLVLSVYVYFFILELNWIAFVILLLVPDLSALGYLKNNKIGSVWYNLFHTYSIPVFIIIPSVVVYSPIFLMISLIWIAHIGMDRMFGYGLKYPTMFQDTHLKRI; encoded by the coding sequence ATGAAAACGACAACGATTTTACGAATAGAGGGGTTTGTGGTGCTCGTTTTAAGTGTTTATGTTTACTTTTTCATTCTGGAATTGAATTGGATCGCGTTTGTCATTTTATTGTTAGTGCCTGATTTGTCAGCGCTTGGGTATTTGAAAAATAATAAGATTGGTTCCGTATGGTACAATCTATTTCATACCTACAGTATTCCGGTGTTCATCATCATCCCTAGTGTAGTGGTTTATAGTCCTATTTTTTTAATGATTAGCTTGATTTGGATTGCGCATATTGGAATGGATAGAATGTTTGGTTATGGTTTGAAATATCCGACCATGTTTCAAGATACGCATTTGAAACGTATCTGA
- a CDS encoding glycine cleavage system protein H: MKKRANYLFVEKNDNVYTISMTPELQDDIGTVGFVEYTNGETLNVDDAILNLEASKTVFEMASPLAGNIVERNEAAVSEPALLNSAKPEENWVVKLTDVDEAAFNQLEEA; the protein is encoded by the coding sequence ATGAAAAAACGAGCAAATTACTTATTCGTAGAAAAAAATGATAACGTTTATACGATAAGCATGACACCTGAATTGCAAGATGATATTGGAACCGTTGGATTTGTAGAATACACAAATGGGGAGACGCTTAACGTCGATGATGCGATTTTAAATTTAGAAGCTTCCAAGACGGTTTTTGAAATGGCTTCTCCACTAGCTGGCAACATCGTTGAGCGTAATGAAGCAGCCGTAAGTGAACCAGCCCTTCTCAACTCGGCCAAACCAGAAGAAAACTGGGTAGTAAAATTAACAGACGTGGATGAAGCAGCATTTAACCAATTAGAAGAAGCGTAA
- a CDS encoding LysR family transcriptional regulator, with protein sequence MEYKYLQTFLVASETMNFTKTAAKLQYAQSSVTAQIKSLEQDLETPLFERLGKRLVLTQAGKQLKRYAHQIVHLTDEARTAIDAGEKTGTIIVGAQESQCTYRLPELLKKFKSKYPLVHLIFKPAHSDESATASLLQGELDLAFIMDTNKPHPYLEATPLLQEKLILVASPANPLASKATVQPDDLQEETILLTEKGCSYRNLFEQKLYEYQTSPKNTIEFVSLEAIKKCVIANLGIAMLPEMTVAEDLKEGSLAALHWDVSMPLLTTQMALHKNKWLSPQLDDFVNLTKMYFAEEVRHPSVG encoded by the coding sequence ATGGAATATAAATATCTACAAACGTTTTTAGTTGCAAGCGAAACCATGAATTTCACAAAAACAGCAGCTAAACTTCAATATGCACAGTCTAGTGTCACTGCCCAAATCAAATCGCTAGAACAAGATCTGGAAACACCCCTATTTGAGAGACTGGGAAAGAGACTTGTTTTGACCCAAGCTGGAAAGCAATTAAAAAGGTATGCCCACCAAATTGTTCACTTAACGGATGAAGCACGCACAGCAATTGATGCAGGAGAGAAAACAGGAACCATTATCGTAGGCGCACAAGAAAGCCAGTGCACCTATCGTTTACCCGAACTTCTGAAAAAATTTAAATCAAAATATCCACTTGTGCATTTGATTTTCAAACCTGCTCACTCGGATGAAAGCGCAACAGCATCGTTATTGCAGGGAGAATTAGATCTCGCCTTTATCATGGATACAAACAAACCACACCCTTATTTGGAAGCCACCCCTTTATTACAGGAGAAACTGATTTTAGTGGCATCGCCAGCGAACCCATTAGCTTCCAAAGCTACTGTGCAGCCGGATGATTTGCAAGAAGAAACGATCTTATTGACAGAGAAAGGCTGCTCCTATCGCAATCTGTTTGAACAAAAGCTTTACGAGTATCAGACATCTCCGAAGAATACGATTGAATTTGTAAGTCTTGAAGCGATCAAAAAATGCGTAATTGCCAATTTAGGCATTGCTATGCTTCCGGAAATGACAGTTGCGGAGGATTTAAAAGAAGGATCATTAGCAGCATTACATTGGGACGTATCCATGCCCCTGTTAACGACGCAGATGGCTTTACACAAAAACAAATGGCTGAGTCCTCAATTAGATGATTTTGTTAACCTGACAAAGATGTACTTTGCTGAAGAAGTTCGTCATCCATCGGTCGGGTGA
- a CDS encoding sodium:solute symporter family protein, with protein MFHGDERMILAVIVCIYFLFLFVLALYMNRKTKTYEDYNVAGRSVSIVPIMLTFIGTGVGGSTLLGYMENGYRFGMGEQWINITMFFSIILFASFLLKRVRALGENHNMVTVGDYTSLRYGRQARIPTVISFLFSYCAMTGMQFVAIATILHLTVGINVTFGIFVGWALLTLKTYLGGLKAVIWQDVIHGSLQTLGILFLFITVLIAAGDWGNISEYASSANQAEMLSLMNIEPSEIFIYLLTLGVYQFIRQDLWQRVWAAKNEKTAMNGYWISMIIAVLTAVLVVAIGVLSRYGLRLENIDPVHIYYGVIGDVFPFSLVVVMILVLLATVISSADSFFIAGSSSIVNDMIRPNVNHFDDRRMLFYSKVSVLIVSIIALVLALAIPGLVNLMVTGTAMSVSGLLAPVMFGLFWKKVTNVAGVASMWGGLVTAVIWQILGHPFGLHPIFIGLPLSIAILLIVTLFTKQRHSTDNMLTMETK; from the coding sequence ATGTTTCATGGTGATGAACGAATGATATTAGCAGTTATTGTCTGCATTTACTTTCTTTTTCTATTTGTGTTGGCTTTGTATATGAACCGGAAAACAAAAACGTATGAAGATTATAATGTTGCAGGCAGATCGGTTTCGATTGTTCCTATCATGTTAACATTCATCGGGACTGGCGTTGGTGGATCAACTTTATTAGGTTATATGGAGAATGGGTACCGATTCGGAATGGGAGAGCAATGGATCAATATCACCATGTTCTTCTCCATCATTCTTTTTGCGTCATTTCTGCTTAAGCGGGTTAGAGCCTTGGGGGAAAATCATAACATGGTCACGGTCGGAGACTATACGTCCTTGCGTTATGGCAGACAAGCTCGTATTCCAACGGTGATTAGTTTCCTGTTTTCCTATTGCGCGATGACTGGGATGCAGTTTGTTGCTATTGCGACGATACTGCATTTGACAGTCGGGATAAATGTGACGTTCGGCATTTTTGTCGGTTGGGCATTATTAACGTTGAAAACGTATCTTGGCGGATTGAAGGCTGTTATTTGGCAAGACGTGATTCACGGAAGCCTTCAAACATTGGGTATTCTATTCTTGTTTATAACAGTATTGATAGCCGCTGGAGATTGGGGCAACATTTCAGAATATGCCAGTTCTGCTAATCAAGCAGAAATGCTTAGCTTGATGAATATTGAACCAAGTGAAATTTTCATCTATTTATTGACGTTAGGGGTTTATCAATTTATTAGACAAGATCTATGGCAGCGTGTTTGGGCAGCTAAAAATGAAAAGACAGCGATGAATGGATATTGGATTTCCATGATCATTGCGGTGCTGACAGCTGTGCTTGTTGTTGCCATCGGTGTACTCAGCCGGTACGGTTTAAGATTGGAAAATATCGATCCCGTACATATTTATTATGGTGTTATTGGGGATGTTTTCCCTTTCTCCTTGGTAGTAGTGATGATTCTTGTATTATTGGCGACCGTCATATCAAGTGCAGATTCCTTTTTTATAGCAGGTTCATCCTCAATCGTCAACGATATGATCAGGCCGAATGTGAATCATTTTGATGATCGTAGGATGCTGTTTTACAGTAAGGTTTCCGTGTTGATTGTATCGATTATAGCTCTCGTGTTAGCCCTGGCTATTCCGGGGTTGGTTAACCTAATGGTGACTGGCACGGCGATGTCCGTTTCCGGTTTATTAGCACCAGTCATGTTTGGTTTGTTTTGGAAAAAAGTAACGAATGTTGCTGGTGTTGCTTCCATGTGGGGAGGTTTGGTTACAGCTGTCATTTGGCAAATTTTAGGGCATCCTTTTGGCTTACATCCGATTTTTATTGGATTACCATTATCGATAGCAATACTACTGATTGTCACGTTGTTCACGAAACAACGCCATTCAACGGACAATATGTTAACCATGGAAACGAAGTAG
- a CDS encoding NADH-dependent flavin oxidoreductase, which yields MKTTEQYRPLFQKIMLPNGVELDNRFVLSPMITNSSTIEGYVTQEDLAYASRRARSAPLQITGAAYIEAYGQLFEYGFSIDDDRSIDGLKQLAQAMKKDGAKAIIQLTHAGRFSKISLKDFGVVYGPSEMHVKTPVEHTVVPMSKRKIKHVIMQYADATRRAIKAGFDGVEISSAQRLLMQTFLSTFSNQREDIYGAETIENRSRFGIEVMEAVQKVIDNEAPADFILGFRGTPEETRGNEIGYSIEDFLYFMDRIMEVADIHYLATASWGKNIYKQTIRQGKWQDARMNQVVYEHIAGRTPVMATGGINSPEKALEAFQFSDMVGASTPFVTEPDFVTKLKEGREAEIDLGFSPRETADLAIPERAFKDIIELMDIGGSLSEEARQELRKLYPSF from the coding sequence ATGAAGACAACAGAACAATACAGACCATTGTTTCAAAAGATCATGCTACCAAATGGGGTTGAATTAGATAATCGTTTTGTCCTATCTCCGATGATTACGAATTCTTCAACCATAGAAGGATATGTTACACAGGAAGACTTGGCTTATGCAAGTCGCCGCGCGCGTTCAGCTCCTCTACAAATCACAGGCGCTGCATATATCGAAGCATATGGACAATTGTTTGAATATGGATTTAGTATCGATGATGACCGTAGCATCGATGGACTCAAGCAACTTGCCCAAGCCATGAAAAAGGACGGCGCTAAGGCTATTATTCAATTAACACATGCTGGACGCTTCTCTAAAATATCACTCAAAGATTTCGGTGTCGTTTATGGGCCAAGTGAGATGCACGTAAAGACACCGGTTGAACATACCGTTGTGCCAATGTCCAAACGCAAAATTAAGCATGTTATTATGCAATATGCTGATGCAACGCGTCGTGCGATTAAAGCCGGTTTCGATGGCGTCGAAATCTCGAGCGCACAGCGTTTATTAATGCAAACATTCTTATCTACGTTCTCCAACCAGCGTGAGGATATATACGGCGCGGAAACGATCGAAAACCGTTCGCGTTTTGGTATCGAAGTGATGGAAGCTGTTCAAAAAGTTATTGATAACGAAGCACCTGCTGACTTCATTCTTGGATTTAGAGGTACACCGGAGGAAACGCGAGGCAATGAGATTGGTTATAGTATAGAAGATTTCCTTTATTTCATGGATCGAATCATGGAAGTAGCCGATATTCATTATCTAGCTACAGCAAGTTGGGGCAAGAACATTTATAAACAAACGATTCGCCAAGGCAAATGGCAAGATGCACGCATGAACCAGGTTGTGTATGAGCATATCGCTGGTCGCACTCCAGTCATGGCTACTGGTGGTATTAACTCACCAGAAAAGGCACTAGAAGCCTTCCAATTTTCTGATATGGTTGGTGCATCCACACCTTTCGTTACAGAACCTGACTTTGTTACCAAATTAAAAGAAGGCCGGGAAGCGGAAATTGACTTAGGCTTTTCGCCGCGAGAAACAGCCGATTTAGCCATTCCCGAAAGAGCCTTTAAAGACATCATTGAATTAATGGATATCGGTGGATCACTCTCAGAGGAAGCACGCCAAGAATTACGCAAATTGTATCCATCATTCTAA
- a CDS encoding protein-ADP-ribose hydrolase gives MDQEARLDYLIDYLWKTIPNAHENIKQHQADTVEEKIAMFQGLCNIRQPDPVPAEFVKVQDAFLTAWNNERHVTSLHDLEAVSPQLYLWQGDITSLAVDAIVNAANSELLGCTRANHHCIDNIIHTRAGVQLRLACNEIIQAQGRKEPMGKAKITNAYNLPSRYVIHTVGPFIDERGVSPLKEQLLASSYEACLALADQYQLDSIAFCCISTGEFHFPHQRAAEIAIQTVRDYVRNTGSKLDVIFNVYSDEDVNIYRSLLDAIQKDR, from the coding sequence ATGGACCAAGAGGCGAGATTAGATTATTTAATAGATTATTTGTGGAAAACGATTCCAAATGCGCATGAAAACATCAAGCAGCATCAAGCGGATACTGTAGAAGAGAAAATAGCGATGTTTCAAGGCCTGTGTAATATCCGGCAACCTGACCCGGTTCCAGCGGAATTTGTGAAGGTTCAAGATGCCTTCTTAACAGCGTGGAATAACGAACGTCATGTCACTTCATTGCATGATTTAGAAGCGGTTAGCCCGCAGCTTTATTTATGGCAGGGTGATATTACGAGCCTAGCGGTTGATGCGATTGTTAATGCAGCCAATAGTGAATTGCTGGGTTGCACGCGAGCAAATCATCATTGTATCGACAATATTATCCATACCCGTGCGGGGGTGCAATTGCGGTTAGCATGTAACGAAATCATTCAAGCACAAGGACGCAAAGAACCAATGGGGAAAGCGAAAATAACAAACGCTTATAATTTACCATCAAGGTATGTGATTCATACCGTTGGCCCTTTTATCGACGAGCGTGGTGTTTCCCCGTTAAAAGAACAATTACTGGCCTCGTCTTATGAAGCTTGTTTAGCATTGGCAGATCAATATCAATTGGACAGTATTGCGTTTTGTTGCATTTCCACAGGTGAATTTCATTTCCCACATCAACGTGCGGCGGAAATTGCAATTCAAACGGTGAGGGACTATGTCAGAAATACTGGATCAAAGCTTGATGTTATCTTTAATGTGTATAGCGATGAGGATGTCAACATTTATCGATCATTATTAGATGCTATTCAAAAAGACCGATGA
- a CDS encoding SIR2 family NAD-dependent protein deacylase, translating to MQHVNRYWETETVTKEASLAQADVLKQLIDEAEAIVIGVGAGMSAAAGFTYVGKRFTDAFPDFIRKYRFLDMLQASLFEFEDEQEYWAFQSRFSLLNFFDQPVGQAYIDLRHLMSGENYHVITTNADNAFYAADFDMDNVFRIQGEYGLWQCSKHCHQQTYQDEAIIRQMVREQSNMKVPANLVPHCPKCGAGLEVNKRNEEKGMVEDSHFHEQKERYEQFLKENQGRKVLFLEIGVGHTTPQFIKHPFQQMTEENAKALFVTMNQKDYYIPHAIRHQTVRMDGNIAEVLHASRK from the coding sequence ATGCAACACGTTAATAGGTATTGGGAGACGGAGACAGTCACAAAGGAAGCTTCATTGGCACAAGCCGATGTATTAAAACAACTCATCGATGAAGCGGAGGCAATTGTCATTGGGGTTGGTGCGGGAATGTCTGCAGCAGCTGGATTTACATATGTGGGGAAAAGGTTTACGGATGCCTTCCCTGATTTTATCCGGAAGTATCGCTTCTTGGATATGTTGCAAGCAAGTCTATTTGAATTTGAGGACGAACAGGAATATTGGGCTTTCCAAAGTCGCTTCAGTTTGTTGAATTTCTTTGATCAGCCAGTGGGACAGGCGTATATCGATTTGCGACATTTGATGTCAGGTGAGAATTACCATGTTATTACGACAAATGCCGACAATGCATTTTATGCGGCAGATTTTGATATGGATAACGTATTTCGCATTCAAGGAGAGTACGGACTGTGGCAATGCTCTAAGCACTGTCATCAGCAGACATACCAGGATGAAGCAATCATTCGTCAAATGGTGCGGGAACAATCGAATATGAAGGTGCCTGCAAACTTAGTTCCTCATTGTCCGAAATGTGGAGCTGGTTTGGAAGTGAACAAACGAAATGAAGAAAAAGGAATGGTCGAAGACAGCCATTTTCATGAACAGAAAGAACGTTACGAACAATTTCTAAAAGAAAATCAGGGTAGGAAAGTACTCTTTTTGGAAATCGGTGTAGGACATACAACCCCACAATTTATTAAACATCCTTTTCAACAGATGACGGAAGAAAATGCAAAAGCGTTATTTGTGACAATGAATCAAAAAGATTACTATATTCCACATGCCATCCGTCATCAAACAGTACGAATGGATGGGAATATTGCCGAAGTGTTACATGCTAGTAGGAAGTGA